Within Oreochromis niloticus isolate F11D_XX linkage group LG2, O_niloticus_UMD_NMBU, whole genome shotgun sequence, the genomic segment GAAAGAAATTACACTCTAAGAAATGTTAAATAGGGTGTAAATCTGATGCATTTTAACATATTCACAACATAAAGAAaggaaatattgtttgtttctAAGTATTTACAGAATACACTGGGGGAAATATTGTTTGATTTTATGTTATAAATACATGAAAGTAACTCACTACTAAAATTACTTACAGCAGAATTATTGGTAGCACTTTAATGTCACACTATTAAGATTTAGTAAGCTATTAGTGAGTGtgtaatttatcatttatatTTACTCCTCCTTAATATatcatttataaatacagatatgTTTACAtctgtaatttttattatttatgactaaagtcagtgtgtaGTTATAATCGTGAACATATATTGTATTTATAAATGGTATACTAAGGAGGATTAATGccatataaattataaattcatCACTTTTTGACACCTTGCTGATGCTTAATAGTGGGACATTATTTtaaagtgctgctgttttttttcttcttttctgtaaacctttcatttttacttttaaattctAGTTTATGTACTGGTAATTATTTGCAGgtacatatattttttgtaattcaaTAAACGTGACAAAACTATACTTTTTTGGAAATTAGACCCATAGTGGTTGGCCTCATTTTAAAGTGCTTCTAAGAGAGGAACGTGTCTCTGGAATGCGCATGTGCCAGTCCATTAAGCCTGCCACTTCTTCCTAACTTATACCCAAGATGAGATTACTCTGAGGAACTCTTGCATTTTACCAAAATAGGAATATAATTCACGAGAGATACCTGTCATATGAGAGAGGATTGTATGTGATGTGTAATCTACGTTTGAACTTAATCGGTTTGAAGTTGAAGGCTTAACCATCTAAGCTGACTGCTGGAACATCCTGAATATTTACCGCACTGAAACTGAGCATCTCTTACAGTCAGGGCACCTTGGCTTAAAattatgtcattattttctctgtcaacaaaacacttttttaccAGCGTACCGCCAAGCAAGCTAGAagtacctttaaaaaaaactgcaccaACGAGGTTTACTCTCACAAAGTTAAGTGGTTGTGGAACTTGTAAATGCCCAGTTAAGCACCCTCCCACAGTGGGGAAAAATAAATCGGACACCAGTGAAGTGCTTCACCCAAAAAGCGCGATTCCTCACTGCGTCCTGCAaagtcaaaaaaagaaagaaagaaaatgaagcaAAGACACTATGTGCGTATTCTGCGCAATCACGGCACTTCGTGCGGTGCGTCACGCGCACTTCATAAGCGCGTATTTAGGTATGTTTGGTCAATATATGGCAACGCTGCGTGCGGAGGAGAGGAGGCAGGAGATGACTGCTGCCCCCCTCACTTCTCCACAAACCTCTCAGGAGAGTGGGGGGAGACGGACTGCATGGGGAACGTACGGCTGCACAATGATCGCTTTTCTCTGATAAAACGTTTGGAAGCGAACTCGAAGAAGCCCAGTGAGCCATGCGCACATAGACCGTTTTGGCAGTTTGTGTTAAAGCCCTTTCTTTACAGCTACAAGTGGTCTGGAGCCTGCTATGGAGGACTTTGTGAGTCAAAATGAGTCTGACCATTGACAATGTCACAGACTTGTGGAAAAATGGTTCCTCGAAACTCGACGGGGCGTCTTCCCAGTTCAATTTCAGTAACAGCTCTGGGGGTAACGATACGGTGCGCAGCGAGATGGACCTCACCCGAGCCATCCCGCTCGGCTTGGTACTCGGGGCTTTCATCGTGTTTGCTATCGCGGGCAACATCCTCGTAATCCTCTCTGTGGTGTGCAACAGGCACCTGCGGACCCCGACCAATTACTTCATCATCAACCTGGCTATCGCGGACCTGCTGCTGGGCACCACGGTGCTGCCTGTGTCAGCCACACTGGAGATCCTGGACTACTGGGTGTTCGGCAGGATCTTCTGTGACATTTGGGCGGCGGTGGATGTGCTGTGCTGCACCGCGTCCATCATGAGCCTGTGCGTAATATCTATTGACCGCTACATTGGAGTGAGCCACCCGCTGCAGTACCCGGGTATCGTGACGGAGAAGCGGGCTCTGCTGGCCATGCTTGGGGTCTGGGCGCTGTCGGTGGTCATCTCCATCGGCCCTCTGCTCGGGTGGAAGCAGCCACCGTCGCCGGACGACACGATATGTCCCATCACCGAGGAGCCGTTTTACGCGCTCTTCTCCTCCCTCGGCTCCTTCTACATCCCTCTCGTCGTTATACTGGCCATGTACTGCCGTGTGTACATAGTCGCCAAAAGGACCACTAAGAACCTGGAGGCAGGTGTGATGCGGGAGAGGATGAACTCCAGCGAGCTGACCCTCAGGATCCACAAGGGATCTCAGGTGCACGAGGAGCCCGGCAGCTCTGGCACGGGCAAGGGCCGCGCGCACCAGGCTAGAAGTTCGCTCACGGTGAAACTGCTGAAATTCTCCCGGGAGAAGAAAGCAGCTAAAACTTTGGGAGTTGTGGTCGGCATGTTTACCCTTTGCTGGCTGCCCTTCTTTCTCGCCTTACCCATAGGTAGGTTCCGTACGTCACTCAGTGGGGGTCTTTTGTACGCCCCACgactacactttttttttttttttacatgaagcAGTTTGCAAAAAGACGTCCACAACCTTTTCCCCCCTGGACGCCAGTTTTAAAAGagatatttaatttttaaaaacagcctGCAGAAAATAAATCTCAGTCACATAAATGTCTCTGGGAAGCTAAACTGTTGCTGTTAAACGCTGCTGCAGGCATTGCAAATCATATCTGCCGCACACAGAATCTCCTGGTTTGCTCTGCTGTCATTAAACGTCTCGGTGGGCTCTACGGGTTTGGCCATTACTGTTGAAGTAAAACCCCTATCTTGTAGCAATATGTGACACAGAATGAATGAATCTATATCATTGATCTGGCCTAAGCCTCTATTTATGTCACAAAGTTAAAAGTTCAccattttccttttctctttcctgtcaCTGTCTCTGAAATCAGGGCCCCATTGGAAACGCCAAAACATTTCAAGGAAGTGGAATTCACTGAAAGCTCACCCAAATACTGATTTGATTTGTTGTTGCACTAAATACACTGTGAGTGGTAGGTggcctctctctgctctggtcAGTCATTTCAGAAGCCTGTGGAGCCTGCTGAGGCTCCCTTATGATGCCACTGGCACTGGCAAGCATTCAACAGCGCTTTGCcatgaatgtttaaaaaactgCAGTGGAAATGAAGCAATATATTGCAGGCTGAGAAAACATCAAGTCTTTGTTTAGCGGTGGCATttgggaggggtgggggggaaACGGCCTCACTGAAAAACATGCACTGTAGACAAGAATGTGCCGGATGGTCTGATTGTGTGGGGATTAACCCCGCAGGGGCACCGTGggctatatgtatatatttgtgtacagccatgtgtctgcatgtgttcaTTTAGTGTCGTTATAAGGGAGTGTGTTTATGCACCTGGCTTCAAGCTGCAGCTCATCAcgtcctcacacacacacacacacacacacacacacacacacacacacacacacacacacacacatgcagtacTTGAGGCAGGATCACTATGCAGTGCTACAAAGCAGGGATTATTTTGCCCCAAGGCATCCTGGATGAGATACCGAATGTACATACCAAATGTGATTTTACAAAGTTCTGAATTTGCAGTTCTGAGAGGCTTCTACACCTACATTCAGGGGTGGACTTCAGAAGAGCCCTCTTTAGACACTGCCAAAAAACAGCCCCCAAGTTTTTCTCTTTACAGTCTCTGGTGTAGAATACTGATACATTGTGACAAAGCACCATGCAGCTTTATTTACTGCCCATTTTAAGTGGCTTAAGAGATTCATAAAAGCATCCAAAGAGAGAGTCCTCTGGCATGGAATGGTGCTACTATATAGTCATGTTAAAGCTAGGCACTgagtttcctctgttttttttttttaacatattttattttagccTTTATTTTGTTTAGCTTTTATTGTGTTGGGACAGTGGAGAGAAGGCAGGAAAGCTGGGGAAGACAAGCAGTAAAAGGCCTCGGGGCGGATTCAAACCTCTGGGTTAGCCTGGGTCGCCTGCTCAACCCAGGGAGCTGAACCGGGGCCCTGAGGCACCTCTATTTTCAGATGCAGATTTGTGGGAGATGTTGTTTTGAAGTTAAAGTTTGTGCTGCTCTCTGCTCTCTGGTGTGACTCACGTCTTAAGTCTGATAGGACAGCGGCACTATCCCTGTGTTGATCCGAACCTCCACCCACAGAGTGGGATTTCCTGTTTCACACTTGTTATTATCCTGCTCCTTCCTCTGCACACTGCCACTGTGTAACTTATGTGGTTGGTgatgtgtgcgcgcgcgcgtgtgtgtgtgtgtgtgtgctggtgtgCAGTGGATGGGTGATGAAATATTTATCCGTGTTTATGTGAATGCACTGCAAGTTATGCTCGTTTGTGTCTTGAGCGATTGTGTCAGCGTGGCTGCAGATGCTTCTGCCTCGTCCGTCACTGCAGCTTTTTAAACAATTAAAAGCTTTCAGAGATCAAAGTGAGGCTTGGCCCTGCCAAAAGGAGCCACTGCAACCTCAGATCCATCAAGTTTTAACCTGTGAAGAATTATGTGAACTGTCCCTTAGCTACAGGTCTCACCTATCTTACGCAACGTCTGTTAATactgtggagtttatttttttgtcattgtacATAAATGGCAAGCAGGCAGCGACAGTTCCCACAGTTTGAGTCATTCCTTTTCAGGTTTTAAATGTCCTCTTTCCTTTTACGCCTTTAACTTGGAGCAAAAACCTCCGGATTATAAACACGACatcaaattttttttaagttagtgTACTCCAAGCCAGCTACTTTGGACAAAAAGTGGTCCAAAATCTTACACTCGCTGTGAACTTTCAGCATCTGCATATTTGTCGGTAAAAGCGACATACCTAAACTTCGAATGTATTAGCCTATTAGTCTGGCTGTTtctcataaaaaaaaatttaaagctTGTGATCACTTCAGGTTGGTTTCAGCGAGTTTCCAAAGTTTATTTGattctgattttgatttttcaggAACAAGATTTAAGAAGTTCAGAGTAGGCACTACAGTGCAAACACAACAATTTGTAAAGGCAACTTTACAGTCATGTAAGCATCCCACTTCCATTAATCATGTGCACCAGTGCCTCCTGATGCTTGTTGTGTTGACTCATCTGACAAACTGACCCAGACTAAAGCCGATTTCCAgtcttttaatttttgttttatttttccctaGAGACTCATTTTCATCCAAATATCTCAGTTATactatatccatccatccatccatccagtccaGGTTTGCActgggtgctggagcctatcccagctgtcatggggTGAGAGGTGCAGTAGGGCAGCCAGTACACTCCATAATGTACTTTTACTGTTGAtaacaatatatttacactgacacTGACCCTTCAAATCTCATGTGTCCCTTAAGCAGGTCTCATTTAACACATGCACAATAAAAGTTTAAGGCAACTCTGCAGCAAAAGCTATACTAACATGGGTTCACATGCAAATTAAAGTGTTCCAAGGCAACTGTGCACAGAAGCAGATTTTATGATTgtttacaaatatttatttatttcatgtttgtGATGAGATGAATTCCATAGTTTTAATTGGCTTAATTAgacatttttatgtgtttatcTTATTCATAAACAATTAAAATCTACAAAATCTACAAGATTTACTGAACAACAAAAGTCAATTTGCCCACATGAGTAAAATGACTGCAGCTCATATTGAATTGCTTGCTAAATAACTGAAAGTAATTCTGAGTTATCAGCGCTGTTACTAATTAATTTTTGCTCCACCGACTAATCAGTTAATTGACTTTTCAGGCCTGCATAgacataaatgaagaaaagGTTTCTTCATATTGATATTAagggaaaaaatgtgtttaactttaaataaatatacacacaaataaatatattttagaatCAGATCGACTGTTATCCTCACACTTGTCCTCATCTCTGCGCTCATCCAAAGAAAAGTTTTTAGTGCTTCATTGCACATATTTTCCCACAGCTCTGTCACAGCCAGCGCAGGCACTAATGTCCTGTGAAGGCCTCGCATCGAACAAGTGGTGCAAGCAGCGTGTCTAAATG encodes:
- the LOC106096482 gene encoding alpha-1A adrenergic receptor, giving the protein MSLTIDNVTDLWKNGSSKLDGASSQFNFSNSSGGNDTVRSEMDLTRAIPLGLVLGAFIVFAIAGNILVILSVVCNRHLRTPTNYFIINLAIADLLLGTTVLPVSATLEILDYWVFGRIFCDIWAAVDVLCCTASIMSLCVISIDRYIGVSHPLQYPGIVTEKRALLAMLGVWALSVVISIGPLLGWKQPPSPDDTICPITEEPFYALFSSLGSFYIPLVVILAMYCRVYIVAKRTTKNLEAGVMRERMNSSELTLRIHKGSQVHEEPGSSGTGKGRAHQARSSLTVKLLKFSREKKAAKTLGVVVGMFTLCWLPFFLALPIGSFNVHLRPPESLFKVIFWLGYFNSCLNPIIYPCYNREFKLAFIRILKCQCHQRKRPGWREYNYRSSTFSSSGNSRKNSTDHSSGCLNGSQRTLPSSTSPSPSYLSKGLPPCPEGEALYIWGATTPTPSTPNLLPGSPIDCQPTALRGGRTTEETTGGVFSFSFVKNKDKGRVNKDLIVPVDKV